Proteins from a genomic interval of Vanacampus margaritifer isolate UIUO_Vmar chromosome 4, RoL_Vmar_1.0, whole genome shotgun sequence:
- the igdcc4 gene encoding immunoglobulin superfamily DCC subclass member 4 isoform X2, with protein sequence MPTSALEDGRKSDFSEFKPGSVYGTASDVILQWRPLWKQTFNDKPVSVELSCGAGPSHVVLEPGSPLTLDCNLGASDTPLNITWLHEGRPLPPDGSDARRHVDDRSLLLLLSSEGAAPPQGLEGGYSCVSTSAHGALTSRTVNVLLASLSSFRQEPSPQTVPAGGAARFECQIDGVPTPVITWEKDKVAVPQDPRFISLPNGVLQILEVTREDEGAYRCVASNSAGRDISHESRLTVTTGSAETLNRVMIVAPPQNATVVLGRPAVMECMAQGQPKPLVSWSRLDGKPISTDVVVLATNLVIRDTRPHHGGIYVCRANKPRTREFVIAAAELYVPAPPVILQPPETVSLSRGNTARFVCNSSGEPTPVLRWLKNGKRFFRRAKTQNPGVLLINQLALEDAGYYQCIANNDLGTACATAKLTVIVREGLPSPPRGLSVAPYSSTTALLTWEQPEFNSDQIIGYSVHCQRAAGSDNVEYQFAMNNDTTEYHVKDLLPHTAYTFFVVAYSLKGASRPSLPVTIDMLEDVPSAPPQLSIASTSPTDIRLMWHPLSSQHSRGAVTSYRIEYSSLDNADTVFSVEVGGNETQFTLRELQPNQAYRLRIAAGTGVGFGVPSEWAQHQTLAHYNHTSHRMVMFAPTELKVRAQVSTLNVTWQPSPNHTAVSGYKLSCREVDADGVKTTQTHVVRLRKKARYHLFTGLVSGQQYEVRVWAFNKQADGSAAVWKGRTEKADKISSLPMRPPPLPPSSIQAAANSSTSIRLCWEKPRFSTVRIINYTVRCSPAGTTNASLVTYHTSAAQEILIGALKPFTRYELAVQSNGVDVVGPFSSTVEESTFSDRPSSPPHELRLSAIDSSSVLVSWRPPLEPNGVIVGYRILFSSNLSQPEHLWRNLSQDGSLTSVELRGLSSGTHYFFKLGASTEVGAGPYSLVKDIHTPPDQYELDIHAVTGIIVGVCLGLICILLCMCFSFRNTKTRGVSGSLDSTAVTPQYRRGGYASPAHMPECNDCHELETLMPPAGKESDQSAAEAPEELNLMAAWNGSISHNWANRITRYRDTVTDDSAGFIAGEVNVTNNTDCPSASPSSNQVEAEVIVHSELSDPVSGKAKAECGRAKDSKPTRGPSLEQTEGENPPGKRPLDQSQPILPSTSLAADQKREPEDSAAEAVRAGPKQDSGLTNGFHSPKTPRPTAKSGENGDVRRCPSAQAKSKSASLTPAPFVTSGLVHPTSVAHGYLCP encoded by the exons atgcccacctctgcattagaggatggtcggaaatctgacttttccgagttcaaaccaggaagtgtgtatggGACTGCAAGTGACGTCAtcctacaatggcgacccctttggaaacagaCCTTCAATG ATAAGCCCGTTTCAGTGGAGCTGAGCTGCGGGGCCGGACCCAGCCATGTAGTGTTGGAGCCGGGGTCCCCCCTCACCTTGGACTGCAACCTGGGGGCCAGCGACACGCCGCTCAACATCACCTGGCTGCATGAAGGCCGGCCCCTCCCTCCGGATGGGAGCGACGCCCGCCGGCATGTCGACGACCGCTCCCTCCTCCTGCTGCTTTCCTCCGAAGGTGCAGCGCCCCCTCAGGGTCTGGAGGGAGGCTACAGCTGTGTGAGCACCAGCGCACATGGAGCTTTGACCAGCCGGACTGTCAATGTGCTGCTGGCGA GTCTGTCCTCCTTCCGTCAGGAGCCTTCACCTCAGACGGTGCCTGCAGGGGGGGCCGCTCGCTTTGAGTGCCAGATCGATGGCGTGCCCACACCTGTAATTACTTGGGAAAAGGACAAAGTCGCTGTCCCCCAGGACCCAAG GTTCATTTCCCTTCCTAACGGCGTGCTCCAGATTCTGGAGGTTACCAGGGAGGATGAGGGCGCCTACCGCTGTGTTGCATCCAACTCTGCCGGGAGGGACATCAGTCACGAGTCCCGGCTCACTGTCACCACAG GTTCTGCAGAAACCCTGAACAGAGTTATGATCGTGGCACCGCCTCAGAATGCGACGGTGGTGCTCGGCCGTCCAGCTGTGATGGAGTGCATGGCGCAGGGCCAGCCCAAGCCGCTGGTGTCCTGGAGCAGGCTAG ATGGGAAGCCCATTTCCACAGACGTGGTTGTCCTCGCTACTAACCTGGTGATCAGAGACACGAGGCCCCACCACGGGGGCATCTACGTCTGCAGGGCCAACAAGCCTCGCACCAGAGAGTTTGTTATTGCTGCTGCTGAGCTGTATGTGCCTG CCCCTCCAGTCATTCTTCAGCCCCCGGAGACGGTGTCCCTCTCCCGGGGAAACACGGCCAGATTCGTGTGCAACAGCTCCGGGGAGCCCACCCCGGTGTTGCGCTGGTTGAAGAACGGCAAGCGCTTCTTCCGTCGTGCCAAGACCCAAAACCCTGGCGTCTTGCTCATCAACCAGCTGGCGCTGGAGGACGCCGGCTACTATCAGTGCATCGCCAACAACGACCTGGGCACGGCCTGCGCCACCGCCAAACTCACTGTCATCGTGAGGGAGGGCCTCCCCAGCCCCCCTCGAGGCCTCTCGGTCGCCCCTTACTCCAGCACCACTGCCCTGCTCACGTGGGAGCAACCCGAGTTCAACTCGGACCAAATCATCGGCTACTCGGTGCACTGCCAGCGCGCTGCAG GTTCCGACAACGTGGAGTACCAGTTTGCGATGAACAACGACACCACGGAGTACCACGTCAAAGATCTTCTCCCTCACACCGCCTACACCTTCTTCGTGGTTGCCTACTCTCTCAAGGGAGCCAGTCGCCCGTCCCTGCCCGTCACCATTGACATGCTCGAGGACG TGCCTAGCGCGCCCCCTCAGCTGTCGATTGCCAGCACGTCACCGACGGACATTAGGTTGATGTGGCATCCGTTGTCCTCGCAGCACAGTCGAGGGGCCGTTACCAGCTACCGTATCGAGTACAGCTCTCTAGATAATG CGGACACCGTCTTCTCGGTAGAGGTTGGCGGTAATGAGACCCAATTCACGCTCAGGGAGCTGCAGCCCAACCAGGCGTACAGATTGAGGATAGCAGCTGGAACAGGTGTCGGCTTCGGGGTGCCGTCCGAGTGGGCTCAGCACCAGACGCTGGCCCACTACAACCACACCAGCCACCGCATGG TGATGTTCGCTCCCACTGAGCTGAAGGTGCGAGCACAAGTGAGCACGCTCAACGTCACGTGGCAGCCCTCGCCCAATCACACGGCCGTCTCCGGCTACAAGCTGTCCTGCCGAGAGGTGGACGCCGACGGGGTGAAGACGACGCAGACTCATGTGGTCAGGCTCCGCAAAAAAGCCAGATACCATCTCTTTACTGGGCTtg tttcaGGCCAGCAATATGAAGTGAGAGTCTGGGCATTCAACAAGCAGGCAGATGGCTCAGCTGCAGTGTGGAAAGGAAGGACCGAAAAGGCCGACAAAA TATCTTCACTCCCCATGCGGCCACCCCCATTACCACCAAGCAGCATTCAGGCAGCGGCCAACAGCTCCACGTCGATCCGGCTCTGCTGGGAAAAACCTCGCTTTAGCACGGTGCGCATCATCAACTACACAGTGCGCTGCAGCCCGGCTGGAACAACCAACGCCTCTCTGGTCACGTATCACACCAG TGCCGCTCAGGAGATCCTGATCGGGGCGCTGAAGCCCTTCACCCGCTACGAGCTGGCGGTGCAGTCCAACGGCGTGGATGTGGTGGGACCCTTCAGCAGCACCGTGGAGGAGTCCACTTTCTCTGACC GGCCGTCCTCGCCGCCACACGAGCTGCGCCTGAGCGCGATCGACTCGTCCTCAGTACTGGTGAGCTGGCGCCCCCCGCTGGAGCCAAATGGTGTCATCGTGGGCTACAGGATCTTGTTCAGCAGCAACCTGAGCCAACCTGAGCACTTGTGGAGGAACCTCTCTCAGGACG GCAGCCTCACCAGTGTTGAGCTGCGGGGGTTATCCAGTGGCACCCATTACTTTTTCAAGTTGGGAGCATCTACAGAGGTGGGAGCCGGCCCTTATTCGCTTGTCAAGGACATTCATACACCCCCCGACCAATACG AACTGGACATCCATGCAGTGACAGGCATCATCGTTGGAGTGTGTCTGGGGCTCATATGCATCCTCCTCTGCATGTGTTTCAGTTTCCGCAACACCAAGACCAG GGGGGTATCTGGCAGCCTGGACTCCACAGCCGTGACCCCCCAGTACCGGAGAGGGGGCTACGCCAGTCCCGCCCATATGCCAGAGTGCAACGATTGTCACGAGCTGGAGACGCTAATGCCCCCCGCCGGCAAAGAGTCCGACCAGTCGGCCGCAGAAGCCCCCGAGGAGCTGAACCTGATG GCTGCTTGGAACGGTTCCATCAGTCATAACTGGGCCAACAGAATCACCCGATACAGAGACACCGTCACTGACGACTCGGCGGGATTCATCGCTGGAGAAGTCAACGTGACAAACAATACG GATTGTCCAAGCGCATCCCCGTCCAGTAACCAGGTGGAGGCCGAGGTCATCGTCCACTCGGAGCTGTCCGACCCGGTCAGCGGAAAGGCTAAGGCGGAATGCGGCCGGGCCAAAGACTCCAAACCCACCCGGGGCCCCTCGTTAGAACAGACCGAGGGGGAGAACCCTCCCGGTAAACGACCGCTGGACCAGAGCCAGCCGATTCTTCCCTCGACAAGTCTGGCTGCCGACCAGAAGCGGGAGCCGGAGGATTCCGCGGCGGAGGCGGTTCGTGCCGGCCCAAAGCAGGACTCGGGGCTGACCAACGGCTTCCACTCCCCGAAGACGCCGCGGCCCACGGCCAAATCTGGGGAAAACGGGGACGTTCGACGCTGCCCTTCAGCACAAGCAAAGAGCAAGTCTGCCAGTCTCACCCCTGCTCCTTTTGTCACTTCAGGCCTGGTCCACCCTACCTCAGTAGCACACGGTTACTTGTGCCCGTAG